GGTTTTAGGACTGCAACACAACTCTTGATTTGTGTCCATAGCAGCTGAAGCCCAGCTTTGCTGAGTCTCTCTCCAGGCCCTTTGCAGCCTTAAGACGCtatgaaggagagggagagagagggcggtgtgtgtgtgtgtgtttgtgtgggtttCCATTATGTTGTTTCATGCCCAACCATCACTCACCAATGATGATGATCAAGAGGACGACCACAACCGCTATCAATATGGCCCACATCTGGGGAAGACACAGAAAAAACAGTTACGCCAATCTAGGAGGCCTCCAGAATTCGCAAAGATTAACCTATGGCCCCAACTGGGGTTCAGGTATGCCGAGAAGTCCAGCAAGAATTCAGAAGCTGCATTTTACTATGGAATCGGATCTTTTTTAAAGCACACTTTTACAATCTCAAACACTGCTTTTTCTGATGCCCAAATGGCCCAAGATACACAGCACTAAAGTTTCACGATTTGTGTCTTGGATTCTTTTCTcctcttaaaaaaagaagacgaCACCAACAAGGGGCATTGTCTAGGAAATGAGAGCACACATGCGCCCATGAATGAGACCTTTAAATCCTTGTatgcagtaaagtaaagtgtgccatcaagtcaatttcgactcctggcgcccacagagccttgtggttttcttagtataatacaggagaggttgaccattgcctcctcctgagaaATTCTGGCATCAGTTAACACAGAGTGAAACAGAGTAATCTTTCTCCCTGTACATGTTTCTTTATTGTGAAGATGGCGATGTCCAGATGGGAATGAATGGGCTCCACTGGATTTTTCTAGGGGAAGAAGTGAGCAAGGTTGCAGTCTGGGGCAGAGGACAGGTCTCAACTTCCCCACACCAAGAGGTTCCTCCCAGACCCTGGTCACTCCGGAACTTTCAGCATGGGCATACCAGCGACGAAAGAATTCCTGAAAGTTTGAGTCTGAAGATCTGGCAGAAACATTTCTTGATAGTTTGCCAAGGTCCTCGATGGAGGTAGTCAACTAAGCACGTGTTAAGTGGGTTCCCACGGATATAAAAGAACCAGCTTCTAaatataccaccaccaccctcctttcTGTGTAGCTCACACAGGCCGAAAGATGCGCCATCGACTACCTTGCAGTTCTTCCACCAATATTTTCTCTTCAGCTTGGCAGCGCTGGTCTCAAACTGAGCTGCCCCGGCTTGCAAAGCATCAGCCCGATCGTCCAGCTCAGACAGCTTCTGATCTCTTTCCAAAACCTTGTCCACATTGACTCTCATGATGTCCACCACCTGAGAAACATCAGATAACCCAAAGGGGATAAACATGGGTTCTTCCACACACCCAAAAACAGACTCACAAAACAAAACCAGCACATTTTCACAGGGCACAAAGTTAATGGGATCTCTGGATGGCTGAGAGAGCTTTTGGAATTTCTTCAAGATAGCAAGAACCCCAGTCAGCCGGGCTTAAATCTTCAGCCTGGATCACCCAGTCACTCTGCTCTGAGGCTTGTCAGCGGTCAGCGCACATCATGGAGCGAGATGCAGAAAGGGTCAGCCGCTTGCACTTGAACTCGGAGCCAGCCATCTCTCGCCCATCCAGCTTTCTTAGATTATAAGCTTAGTGTCCAACATCCCAAACAAGGCAACCTTTTTATCACCATGCGAAGCGTTTTCAGGATCTTGTAAGTGGAATAAtataaggaggctgttctcatgcacagtcaaaactgggttaaggaagcccagcccagttttgcctgcacatgagaatcaCCGAGAGCCGCCTGGCAAACCCGCCTCCAGAGCCCACCTCCAAAATGAAGTTGAGAGAGAGCAAGCACCCCCTTAGCCCCGTTTTCTGGTTCGTCtgtcagccctggctgcttgcagcctgcggAGCTCTTGGCTGGCATCGgtggaatccccacaatgcactgcacactcgtgtggtgcactatggggttttttttggggggggggtgacactTCCCGGCCCCCGTCGCTCCACACTGCCAGATgcagccagcaattgtctgggcgggcgatcaGCCAGTCCAGCAAAGTCCgagggatcatctgcggggacagCACACCTGGACCGCCTTGCAGGGTTAGGCACTCTTGGCCAAGGCACAGATCTCCCCCGAAGGCACAGCCAGTGGCCTCTGGGGCCACCTTGTTGCAGCTCCCCGGAACAAGGCAACTGGGAAGAGAAGGCCAAGGAGCATTTGTGCACACACTGGAGAGGAGACAGAGCCAAGACTTCCCAGCTTCTACGGACGGGCTCAATGGAAGGAGGCGGCCACACTCACCTCATCGACTTGGTGCTGAGTCTGCTGCAGGCGGCGGTTGCTGCCAGGGGCAGCTCCAGCTGGACCACTGGTTGACCTGCAGCGGCAAGAGAGCCAACATGGTTATTTCTGGAGTGGTATCTAGCAAAGCCAGGCTGGAACCTGACAAAGCCTAGATTGCCCGGACGCATTAGGGCAACCCAAAGTGAACAGAAATTTGAACAAGATGTACACCCTGAAGTAGGGGGTCTctaaccttgggaccccagaggatgttggactacaactcccatcacctccaggcaCAATGGCCTTAGATTGGTTCACTCAGAATTGCTGGTGTCTGGTTGCATTAAGAGAGGACCTCCGTGGGCACCGAGACTGTTCCATTGCAACCAGTGAAGGGTCTGTTGACTTGGCTGGCTCCACCTTGGTCTGCTTACGGGCTGTCGTTTGGAGGGGCCTTGGTGGTGGAATCCTGAGCCATCCAGGAGAAGAGCCCCACCACAGTGGAAAGGTCttgtccaaccccagcagaggAAGTTCTGCCAGCGGAGGTTGGGCCAGTGTGAAAGGCAACAGCATTGGCTACCGGCCAGGCCTAGCTCAACATTCTGAGCGGTGGGGCATAAACAGAGGGTCCGGACAGGCTCACAGGTCTGGGAGGGCTCTGCGGGGAGAAGAGCTCCAGGACATGAGCTGCAGCAGATCTCTCAGGgccataataatgataataataataatagtaataataatttaaaaagtgacGGTATCTATAGTAATAACAggaacaatactgataataaaattcagccatcccaggtccttgggaaggactcgatgtctagaaaaaacaaaccagtcaataacacctgtctgactgtgtaaacaaaaataataatagaaagatctacaaattgaaattgaaagcctgtggcagaagaccaccaaaataatcccagcagtaactggcaccctaggtgcaattccaaaacatcttgaagagcacctcaacaccatcggggccacagaaatcaccatcaaccaactacaaaaaacaactttactgcgAACAGCCGACATTTTgcggcgatacctataacaacaatatttataacaCAATTCTGGcatcgcaggtccttgggaagaactcgatgtctggataaaacaaaccagtcaacaacacctgtttgactgtgcaaacaagaaatactaataattttgaggcttgggtcaccaggggtgtgtgtgtgtgtgtgtgtgtgtgtgtgtgtgtgtgtgtgtgtgtgtgtgagagagagagagagagagagagagagagagagagagagagagagagagagagagagtaagtatgtgtgtgtgtgagagagagaaagttatgGGAGATGCAGAAAGGAGATAGGGACCAGGTTTTGGTAGGATCAGGATGGGCTTAAATAAACCCTTCatgcttttaagatgtattttaaatcCATGTAGTCTTGATTCACCcagtttaaatatatttttaattgttcccTTGATTAAAAACAATTCTTTGCTGTTTACTTCAGCATTCTCAAAGCTCTCAGTGTGCAGGACCACCCCACACCAAAACTCCACATACTACCAGGGAGGAGAGGAAATTCATCGGGGTGAAGAGAGGCTccaaggggtggcagtggggaggtggtggtggactgCCCTCCTGCATATCAGTGGGGTGGTGAGACTTCACAGGGACAGCGTCAGGCTGGGGAGCCCTGACCTATAGCCAAGGTTACGTTACAGATATTTGCTAGGACAGGATGAGAGAGAAAGCCATTGCAGTGATGTGTCCTCCACTCCATTATCAACTTAACTCCAGGCTTAGGAGTAGAgagatttaaaattaaaatatttaaatcctGCTTTTCAGTTTAGAGTCTCAGTATGAACCAATATATACAAGATCAATATTGCATttttgtgtatatacacacaagaTATACCAGATCAATCTTCTCTGGCTGAAGAGTGCCCAACCCTCTTGGTCGCAACAACATCTGTGCCGAGGCTGCCGATATCGCACCTAAGATCCCAGCATCCCTACAAGGATCCTGCCCGCGAGATCAGTGGCAGCCTCAGACACAACCCAGAGACACCTTCTGCAATGCGAGCGGTTGAAGCACCGGCTGGCATTTTGAGCAGGGAGATTTGGGCTACTGCTCCGGTTTCTCACTGCCACTGAAGCCCATTTAAATAACTGTGATTCTGTGCTATTGCCTGGCTTGCAAGCCATCGATTCTTTTTTACTAGCTACCTTAAATCCACCACAGCAAAAGTTGTTCAATGCCAGGAGATCCCACAAGGGGAAACGGCTTCATTCTCTACTGGAAAAAAGCCATGTGCTGAGGGAGCCACCCAGCAAGAGAACAAAGGCAGGATGTTTTCGTGGCCCAGGTACCCAGAGCAAGGCGCTAGTACTCGGAGCCCAGTTTGCTCAGGGGCTGCGTCACAGCCACAACTTTCTGTACACCAAACACCCAGGCATGCCCCCTGTGCCAAAGTCACACCCGTGCCAGTTCTGCAAGGGGTGCACACCTGGCACAGACACGGCTTCACCCACGGCCCAGCAGCATCcaggtttctcctcctcctccacgcaGCACAATTGCCCTCTTCCTGCTGAGCACAAGAGCTGCCGGGAAGGAGgtcaacagccccccccccggagtgtcTCATCCCAGATCACTTCTACGGAGTCCGATACCAGCATCTCAGTTTGCATCCTCAGAGCAGTCCACGGCTCAAGTGTCCCCACAATGCATGTCAACCGCGCCTAAAGGGTCTCCAAGAAGGTTGCAGTAGGGAGCCCCTGAAGGGTCCCAGCCAGGCAgggctttaaacacacacaaaaaccagccCCTTGAAATTGACTAGGAGCCCGCGAAGCTGTCTTGAGGCCGGCCAGTGCTGGTTAGTATTCTAGCGGCTGGATTTCGCACAAACGGGAGTTTCCAAACCATCTCTCAGGGCAGCCCCACGCACAAATCCAAATGATTCCCTGTACACAGCCATGGTTTCCAGCCTCTCTGTGGCGTTTTGCTTTTTTAAGAGCACAAAATCCAAAacggacaagtcctgcttgctcacCCACCCACTGCTCCGGGTGTGCTGGAAGCGACACACACAGGGGGactccacacccacccacccccctggcCCAAGGCTCCCTTGTTAAGGAAAGAGGAAGCAAGCTGATCCTTGCCCCCAGGCGAAAGTCCCAGGTCACCGGCCTGCCAAAGGTGGCGCGGGGAGAAGTGCCAGGTACACCAGACCCCCCATGGGAAGGCCCCAGAGAGCCAGGAGGGACAGCAGGCGGGCCAGGTGTGAGACAGGAGGGCGGGGTTTTTGCACTGTTCACCGGGGAGGAAGAACAGAAAGTGCTAGAGAGAGCTGCAGGCCTTGCAGGGAGCCCCATTTCCTGCTGGGACGAGCCTCCAGCACCAGCGGAGCAAAGGAGGCCCCAGACTCAGGGTCCTGGGCGCAGGAAATCCCCGGTGCAAGAAAGAGGCAGCCTGGTGTCGATCTGGGCAGGAGGGAGACCTCAGCTAAGGACCCTcgaggcggggtggggtgggggggctgttgCCAgacagactacagctcccatcagcacaAGCTACAACATGctcagggctgatgggagttgtagtccagcagcagctgggcgAGCCTCCGGTGTCCCGCCCGCCCAGTCCAGAGAGAAATAAACAGAGCACACCGTTACTCATTcgcagctgctgcctgcctggggaagaggaagggcctCGCCAGCCGCCGCCTCCGGGGCAGCCTCCGCCCCCCTCGCTTGGAGGGCCCCGACCCACAGGCAGCAGCGGGGGCGGCGCCACTCCAGACCCAGCGGCACCCCCACGGGCTGCCGCCTCCGCCtctgggcggtggggtggggtggggagcgcgCGGCTGCCGCCCCGACCCGCAGCCCCGAGCAGGAGCCGCTCCCCCCGCACCTGCTGCGAGGAAGAAGCAGCCCCCAGGGACGCGGAGGGGGCGAGAGGCCGGCGGCGCTCTGCACAGGCCCAGGCGCCCCAGCGGGGCTCCAGGTCCCGCCGGCGGCGCCGTCACCCCACGCCGCGCCCTGCGGGGCCACAGCGGCTCACTCGCCCGCTCGGCGGGGCCCGAGGCCGGCCGGGCAGCCAGGCGGCAGGAagcgaaagcagcagcagcagcagcagcagcagcagctccgccGCCGGGCACTGGAGCCGGAGCCCGGAGCGCAACCGGCGCCCTGCAGCGGGGCGCGCCCGGAGAGGAGCGCAGGGAAGGGGCAGCCCCCGACTCACATGCTGGCGGCGGCGGAGCTCCACGCGAGGCCGAGCGGAAACTGCGCGGCGCGATCCTGCTGCGGCGGGGGCTTTTTGCGGGCGCGgcgcgggcggggcggggcggcccCGGCAAGCCCCACCCTGGGAGGCGGGGGCCGgcggggaagggaggaagggctcGGCGCTGGCGGCAGCCGCGGGCAGGCAGGGCTCGCGCagaggggccgccgccgccgccgcttcgcCCCTCCCGGTGCCTGCGCCTCCCCCCTGGGCGAGCCCGGGCGGTCCACAAGGACAGAGGCCGCTCCCCGTTGGCAGGCTGCGGTTCCCCAAGCAGCCGCCTCGCCTCGCCCCCGAGTCCCGGCTCCGGGCGCAGccgggctgggggcgggggaagggagggggtggcCTGCCGCCCGGCCGCCCAGGAGCAAGTCCCCTGGAGTTCCACAGGTCCGTCCTGCGGCTGGAAGAGAAGAGGGCAGCTAAGTGGCGGCAGCTTGGCCATTCCTCCCTCGTCgtgtgcctccctccctccccccccagaaGCCCACCACCCCGCAACTCGCAGCACGAAAACAGGCAGCTCGGTGGGAGGACTGGGCGAGAACCAGCGCCGCGTTTTCTTCCTTGGAGCGCTTTTCGCCTGCAGGTAGGCTGGCCTGGAAGGCCGCAGGAGATACTCCtctagcgccccccccccccgcttacacCCTCGTTAGCTgcgtgtattttatttatttttatttgtttgtttgttttgtataccgcccttccgaaatggctcagggcggtgtagGGATCTGGGATGCATTTTGGAGAGTTTGTGGGCGGATTTGTTTTTGCGAAATAAAGACAGA
The genomic region above belongs to Hemicordylus capensis ecotype Gifberg chromosome 16, rHemCap1.1.pri, whole genome shotgun sequence and contains:
- the VAMP3 gene encoding vesicle-associated membrane protein 3 translates to MAPRHHRHVTRPAPPESGRLLHRSDTDPTRRVRLSNRDGSPREEKLTSETGSQLTDPDLLMPPSNRERKQLHRLQRQDYCPAGRTCGTPGDLLLGGRAAGHPLPSPAPSPAAPGAGTRGRGEAAAWGTAACQRGAASVLVDRPGSPRGEAQAPGGAKRRRRRPLCASPACPRLPPAPSPSSLPRRPPPPRVGLAGAAPPRPRRARKKPPPQQDRAAQFPLGLAWSSAAASMSTSGPAGAAPGSNRRLQQTQHQVDEVVDIMRVNVDKVLERDQKLSELDDRADALQAGAAQFETSAAKLKRKYWWKNCKMWAILIAVVVVLLIIIIVWSVSS